The Plodia interpunctella isolate USDA-ARS_2022_Savannah chromosome 11, ilPloInte3.2, whole genome shotgun sequence genome includes a window with the following:
- the LOC128673840 gene encoding uncharacterized protein LOC128673840 isoform X3, whose translation MFIKTLMSGFYESYYEHPCTIVSERDVLDTDITGRDWLSTLRRKCNWPKEIIEKIVMLVKQRIYLREDMIAEVGAQSEGLVLVEAGVLAVFSAQHEEVGHLIDGDYFGELSLVTDREFRASSVVAASSCTVLLLEKYQFRMVMRDYPQLFYSLKEALKKEYRSKNTISPKLSKSKI comes from the exons atgtttataaagaCGCTTATGAGTGGATTTTATGAGTCATATTATGAGCATCCCTGTACAATTGTGAGCGAACGGGACGTTTTAGACACTGATATCACAGGAAGGGATTGGTTGTCGACCTTGAGGAGAAAGTG CAATTGGCCAAAAGAAATCATTGAAAAGATCGTTATGCTGGTGAAACAGCGTATCTACTTGAGGGAGGACATGATTGCTgag GTTGGAGCACAAAGCGAAGGTCTGGTATTGGTGGAGGCCGGGGTGCTGGCGGTGTTCTCGGCACAGCACGAGGAGGTGGGGCACCTCATTGACGGGGACTACTTCGGGGAGCTATCGTTGGTTACCGACAGGGAGTTCAGGGCATCTTCTGTGGTGGCAGCCTCTTCTTGCACG GTACTGCTGTTAGAAAAATACCAATTTAGGATGGTGATGAGAGACTACCcgcaattattttattcactgaAAGAAGCGTTGAAGAAAGAATATCGATCAAAGAACACTATTTCACCGAAGTTGTCCAAATCcaaaatctga
- the LOC128673840 gene encoding potassium/sodium hyperpolarization-activated cyclic nucleotide-gated channel 2-like isoform X2: protein MLHALILYKLHVFCMTSLIACTLPLIAYYLAILMELFMILDIFINTRTGYIDSVHRKVVLEEDMAFKHYCCTKLCFHVLSSIPVVFITFLRYGNNIECTICKANHFICMISFLTIFTTFRVYELSSYWNLKAVTTTKTTVCHFLRVGVIITLVVIQFVHYSDTVSLITLMNNPVNVSLSLLNYDFYHIMFIMKYTAESNNSDSFYMNAQFWRLVSFMSRPNYDTVWEDDGGDYKFSTVLPHPLAKFLKYTLLAICWYWVLVELYLYITQDKYYDSEICMKRDYLMNLVKTLQLPDSTSLKVKQYFGFEAAKLKLIEHKHGLYRALPKALKDEISWHCRRNLVRIPYFSNWPKEIIEKIVMLVKQRIYLREDMIAEVGAQSEGLVLVEAGVLAVFSAQHEEVGHLIDGDYFGELSLVTDREFRASSVVAASSCTVLLLEKYQFRMVMRDYPQLFYSLKEALKKEYRSKNTISPKLSKSKI, encoded by the exons ATGCTTCACGCgttaatattgtataaactTCACGTCTTCTGTATGACCTCGTTAATCGCATGTACCCTGCCGCTAATAGCATATTACCTCGCAATACTAATGGAACTGTTCATGATCctagatatatttatcaataccCGCACGGGCTACATAGATAGCGTTCACAGAAAAGTGGTGCTAGAAGAAGATATGGCTTTCAAACACTACTGCTGTACCAAGCTGTGCTTCCATGTACTCTCGTCTATACCTGTCGTCTTCATTACATTTCTGCGATACGGCAACAACATAGAATGTACTATATGCAAAGCTAATCATTTCATTTGCATGATCAGTTTTTTGACAATATTCACCACATTTAGAGTCTACGAGCTCTCTTCCTACTGGAACCTCAAAGCTGTGACGACAACGAAGACTACTGTTTGCCACTTTCTTCGAGTCGGTGTCATTATAACACTAGTTGTCATACAATTCGTACACTATAGTGACACAGTTTCTTTAATCACTTTAATGAATAACCCAGTAAATGTCTCGCtgagtttattaaattacgaCTTCTATCATATTATGTTCATAATGAAATATACAGCAGAAAGCAATAATTCAGATAGTTTTTATATGAACGCACAATTTTGGAGACTCGTCTCGTTCATGTCGAGGCCGAATTATGACACCGTATGGGAAGATGACGGCGGTgattacaaattttcaacTGTTCTCCCGCATCCTTTAGcgaagtttttaaaatacacgCTATTAGCCATATGCTGGTATTGGGTACTAGTAGAACTGTATCTCTACATCACACAAGATAAATACTATGACAGTGAGATTTGTATGAAAAGGGATTATCTAATGAACCTAGTGAAGACTCTTCAGCTACCTGATAGTACTAGTTTGAAAGTGAAGCAATATTTCGGATTTGAAGCCGCGAAGCTAAAGTTGATTGAGCATAAACATGGTCTATACCGTGCACTGCCCAAAGCCTTGAAGGATGAAATATCATGGCATTGCCGTCGTAATTTAGTGAGGATACCTTATTTCAGCAATTGGCCAAAAGAAATCATTGAAAAGATCGTTATGCTGGTGAAACAGCGTATCTACTTGAGGGAGGACATGATTGCTgag GTTGGAGCACAAAGCGAAGGTCTGGTATTGGTGGAGGCCGGGGTGCTGGCGGTGTTCTCGGCACAGCACGAGGAGGTGGGGCACCTCATTGACGGGGACTACTTCGGGGAGCTATCGTTGGTTACCGACAGGGAGTTCAGGGCATCTTCTGTGGTGGCAGCCTCTTCTTGCACG GTACTGCTGTTAGAAAAATACCAATTTAGGATGGTGATGAGAGACTACCcgcaattattttattcactgaAAGAAGCGTTGAAGAAAGAATATCGATCAAAGAACACTATTTCACCGAAGTTGTCCAAATCcaaaatctga
- the LOC128673840 gene encoding uncharacterized protein LOC128673840 isoform X5, whose amino-acid sequence MLVKQRIYLREDMIAEVGAQSEGLVLVEAGVLAVFSAQHEEVGHLIDGDYFGELSLVTDREFRASSVVAASSCTVLLLEKYQFRMVMRDYPQLFYSLKEALKKEYRSKNTISPKLSKSKI is encoded by the exons ATGCTGGTGAAACAGCGTATCTACTTGAGGGAGGACATGATTGCTgag GTTGGAGCACAAAGCGAAGGTCTGGTATTGGTGGAGGCCGGGGTGCTGGCGGTGTTCTCGGCACAGCACGAGGAGGTGGGGCACCTCATTGACGGGGACTACTTCGGGGAGCTATCGTTGGTTACCGACAGGGAGTTCAGGGCATCTTCTGTGGTGGCAGCCTCTTCTTGCACG GTACTGCTGTTAGAAAAATACCAATTTAGGATGGTGATGAGAGACTACCcgcaattattttattcactgaAAGAAGCGTTGAAGAAAGAATATCGATCAAAGAACACTATTTCACCGAAGTTGTCCAAATCcaaaatctga
- the LOC128673840 gene encoding uncharacterized protein LOC128673840 isoform X4, giving the protein MRLNRKYHFHRHRNTIHPLSKFRNWPKEIIEKIVMLVKQRIYLREDMIAEVGAQSEGLVLVEAGVLAVFSAQHEEVGHLIDGDYFGELSLVTDREFRASSVVAASSCTVLLLEKYQFRMVMRDYPQLFYSLKEALKKEYRSKNTISPKLSKSKI; this is encoded by the exons ATGAGGCTAAAtcgtaaatatcattttcacaGACACCGAAATACCATCCATCCGTTGAGTAAATTTCG CAATTGGCCAAAAGAAATCATTGAAAAGATCGTTATGCTGGTGAAACAGCGTATCTACTTGAGGGAGGACATGATTGCTgag GTTGGAGCACAAAGCGAAGGTCTGGTATTGGTGGAGGCCGGGGTGCTGGCGGTGTTCTCGGCACAGCACGAGGAGGTGGGGCACCTCATTGACGGGGACTACTTCGGGGAGCTATCGTTGGTTACCGACAGGGAGTTCAGGGCATCTTCTGTGGTGGCAGCCTCTTCTTGCACG GTACTGCTGTTAGAAAAATACCAATTTAGGATGGTGATGAGAGACTACCcgcaattattttattcactgaAAGAAGCGTTGAAGAAAGAATATCGATCAAAGAACACTATTTCACCGAAGTTGTCCAAATCcaaaatctga
- the LOC128673840 gene encoding potassium/sodium hyperpolarization-activated cyclic nucleotide-gated channel 1-like isoform X1, protein MFIKTLMSGFYESYYEHPCTIVSERDVLDTDITGRDWLSTLRRKWYDLFLLSYSDIRGRDYYYSTCAMRLNRKYHFHRHRNTIHPLSKFRLYWDVFMLHALILYKLHVFCMTSLIACTLPLIAYYLAILMELFMILDIFINTRTGYIDSVHRKVVLEEDMAFKHYCCTKLCFHVLSSIPVVFITFLRYGNNIECTICKANHFICMISFLTIFTTFRVYELSSYWNLKAVTTTKTTVCHFLRVGVIITLVVIQFVHYSDTVSLITLMNNPVNVSLSLLNYDFYHIMFIMKYTAESNNSDSFYMNAQFWRLVSFMSRPNYDTVWEDDGGDYKFSTVLPHPLAKFLKYTLLAICWYWVLVELYLYITQDKYYDSEICMKRDYLMNLVKTLQLPDSTSLKVKQYFGFEAAKLKLIEHKHGLYRALPKALKDEISWHCRRNLVRIPYFSNWPKEIIEKIVMLVKQRIYLREDMIAEVGAQSEGLVLVEAGVLAVFSAQHEEVGHLIDGDYFGELSLVTDREFRASSVVAASSCTVLLLEKYQFRMVMRDYPQLFYSLKEALKKEYRSKNTISPKLSKSKI, encoded by the exons atgtttataaagaCGCTTATGAGTGGATTTTATGAGTCATATTATGAGCATCCCTGTACAATTGTGAGCGAACGGGACGTTTTAGACACTGATATCACAGGAAGGGATTGGTTGTCGACCTTGAGGAGAAAGTGGTATGATCTCTTTCTCCTCTCATATTCCGATATAAGAGGAAGGGACTATTATTACAGTACTTGTGCCATGAGGCTAAAtcgtaaatatcattttcacaGACACCGAAATACCATCCATCCGTTGAGTAAATTTCG ACTTTACTGGGACGTCTTCATGCTTCACGCgttaatattgtataaactTCACGTCTTCTGTATGACCTCGTTAATCGCATGTACCCTGCCGCTAATAGCATATTACCTCGCAATACTAATGGAACTGTTCATGATCctagatatatttatcaataccCGCACGGGCTACATAGATAGCGTTCACAGAAAAGTGGTGCTAGAAGAAGATATGGCTTTCAAACACTACTGCTGTACCAAGCTGTGCTTCCATGTACTCTCGTCTATACCTGTCGTCTTCATTACATTTCTGCGATACGGCAACAACATAGAATGTACTATATGCAAAGCTAATCATTTCATTTGCATGATCAGTTTTTTGACAATATTCACCACATTTAGAGTCTACGAGCTCTCTTCCTACTGGAACCTCAAAGCTGTGACGACAACGAAGACTACTGTTTGCCACTTTCTTCGAGTCGGTGTCATTATAACACTAGTTGTCATACAATTCGTACACTATAGTGACACAGTTTCTTTAATCACTTTAATGAATAACCCAGTAAATGTCTCGCtgagtttattaaattacgaCTTCTATCATATTATGTTCATAATGAAATATACAGCAGAAAGCAATAATTCAGATAGTTTTTATATGAACGCACAATTTTGGAGACTCGTCTCGTTCATGTCGAGGCCGAATTATGACACCGTATGGGAAGATGACGGCGGTgattacaaattttcaacTGTTCTCCCGCATCCTTTAGcgaagtttttaaaatacacgCTATTAGCCATATGCTGGTATTGGGTACTAGTAGAACTGTATCTCTACATCACACAAGATAAATACTATGACAGTGAGATTTGTATGAAAAGGGATTATCTAATGAACCTAGTGAAGACTCTTCAGCTACCTGATAGTACTAGTTTGAAAGTGAAGCAATATTTCGGATTTGAAGCCGCGAAGCTAAAGTTGATTGAGCATAAACATGGTCTATACCGTGCACTGCCCAAAGCCTTGAAGGATGAAATATCATGGCATTGCCGTCGTAATTTAGTGAGGATACCTTATTTCAGCAATTGGCCAAAAGAAATCATTGAAAAGATCGTTATGCTGGTGAAACAGCGTATCTACTTGAGGGAGGACATGATTGCTgag GTTGGAGCACAAAGCGAAGGTCTGGTATTGGTGGAGGCCGGGGTGCTGGCGGTGTTCTCGGCACAGCACGAGGAGGTGGGGCACCTCATTGACGGGGACTACTTCGGGGAGCTATCGTTGGTTACCGACAGGGAGTTCAGGGCATCTTCTGTGGTGGCAGCCTCTTCTTGCACG GTACTGCTGTTAGAAAAATACCAATTTAGGATGGTGATGAGAGACTACCcgcaattattttattcactgaAAGAAGCGTTGAAGAAAGAATATCGATCAAAGAACACTATTTCACCGAAGTTGTCCAAATCcaaaatctga